DNA from Microvirga ossetica:
GCCTCCGTGCGGGCGCGGGCGTGACCAAACATGGCCATCATCTGGAGATCGATGAGGTAGCTGGTTGGCCGACCACGAGCGGGATCAGGTTCAAGGATCTCCTCGCCTATGAGCAGTCGCGCGTGCGGAGCCATTGCTGCGTGGCAGGTCTGTAGGATACGCACGCAGTCCTCGTCGGACCAATTGTGCACAACCCTGATCAGCATGTAGAGGTCGGCCCCGCTTGGAACCCGATCCAGAAAGTTGCCGCCTTGGACGGCGATCCGTCCCTCCATTCGGTCCTCGGGCTTGATTGCCCCAACGACATCCTCGCGATCCAGGACCAGCCCACGCGTCCCCGGAAAGCGGGTGAGGATGTGGCGAAGGGCTGCGCCATTCCCGCCACCGACATCGACAATCAGCCCAGCCGCCGAAAAGTTGTAGGCTGCTGCGATAGCGGCATGGCGGTTATCGGGATAGTTCGCCATCATCTCGTCGAAGATGCGAGCTTCATCTGGGTGCTGGCGCAGGTAGTCGTAGCGCCCCATGTTCCACGCCGCCTCGTGAGGGATGCCGCCAGTCATGGCGACATCCAGCTTGGCCCACGCCCCCCAGGAA
Protein-coding regions in this window:
- a CDS encoding methyltransferase — protein: MTDTLPTDADREELDLLLHGFKISRILRLVADLRVADKIPIDDQVTVNDLAATCAVLPEPLLRVLRALAAVQIFQLTPDGRVAHTPRSRLLRTDMQNSLHHAARFWTGPGSWGAWAKLDVAMTGGIPHEAAWNMGRYDYLRQHPDEARIFDEMMANYPDNRHAAIAAAYNFSAAGLIVDVGGGNGAALRHILTRFPGTRGLVLDREDVVGAIKPEDRMEGRIAVQGGNFLDRVPSGADLYMLIRVVHNWSDEDCVRILQTCHAAMAPHARLLIGEEILEPDPARGRPTSYLIDLQMMAMFGHARARTEAEFRDLLE